GAAATAGCGATAACTTAAAATGTTCTGTTGCTGGATCTGGAAATATTAGAGCTTACGGTTTAGAAGTAAATGATTTAAAAGTATCTGTTGCTGGATCAGGAGATGTAGAAGCAACTGTTTCTAACAAAATTAAAGCAAGTATCGCAGGATCTGGCAGTATTTACTATAAAGGAGATCCTAAATACATTGATACAAATTCAGTTGGATCTGGAGATGTAAGAAAAAGAGATTAAGAAACAATTGTCCTGAAGGTTAAATTAATTCTAGGGCGATGAATCTTTTTTGTGGGAGGTAATCGATGTAACCAATTGGTTTGCGTTTCTCCTTTCATAACTAATAACGAACCATGTTGAAGTACTAATGAAACTACTTCCTTGGTTCGTTTATTTTTAAAGGCAAATTTACGTTCAGCACCAAAAGTAACAGAAGCGATGGCTCCATTCTTTTTCAAATCTTTTTCTCCATCACTATGCCAAGCCATTCCCTCGGAACCATCATGATATAAATTCAACAAACATGAATTATATGTCTCATTGGTTTTACTTTCAACAAAAGACTTTATTTTTAAAAGCTCATCTGTAAACTTTAAGGCAACTTTAGTGATATTTGAATACGAGTATTCAAAAGCTTCTTCTGCGTACCAAGCAACCTTTCTTTTTGTCGTTATTTTTTTTCCGAAAATAATTGCTTGGTCATTCTTCCACTCTATCTCATTTAGTAAATAATCATATAAACTATCAGCCTCTTTTCTAGGAAATACAGATCCATAATAGTTTACCTCTCCTCCTTCTGGTAGAAGATTATTTTTTTCATCAAATTGAGTAAATAAATCCATTAATTTCTAAATGAATTTCTTCGAATTATTCGTTTTAACTTTTGCTTTATATCCGTTCCTGTATCATAAACCATTTGTTCATTTGTAGGAAACTGAACAGCCTCTAATCGTATCAAATCTAAATAACCATCAGTTAAGGCTCTTTTATCACCATCATACTCAGCATAACTGTGTTCAAAAACAAATTCGCTCTCTAATGGGAATTGATCGATAAGCTGATTATTCTTATTATCAATATACTTTACTACTGCATTTACGTTACTGCTTTTAAATTGAGTAAATCGATAAAATTTACAACGCACAGTAATCATATTATCTACTTTTTTCTTTTTACCTAAACTATCTAAAACATAGTTTCCATTCCTATCTCTAAGATATTTCCAGCCGTCTTTTATCTCTTTCTCTCTAATTATCTCTTTTTCTCTTATTTGTTCTGGAGAAACAGCAATTCTTCTAAAATTAAGTTCTAGATCAAAATCATAATCCTGATTTCTATTCTTCTGAGCATGGTAAACTGTCCAGAAATCATTCAATCCGTAAGTATCAATAGCTAATAAATCACTCTCTAATCTTCTAGGAATAATTTGATCCGTTTCATTAAAAACAGCTACATGAACAAAATCAGTTCCTTTAGAATGGCATTCTTCCATTAAAGCATCAATGTCTTTAAAGTGAGGATAAATACGAGAAACTTTTTGAAAATCATCGTACGCTCTTCTGTAGTTCATTTTGTTTACTCTTCCTTGATCATATGAAAGCTTTGCTTCATCATATAAATAAGTGGCATACTCTTTTTGAACAGAAATAATTGCATCGTCATAATCTACAAAATCAAATTCTGCATTCTTACCAGAAGCTAATATTCTAAGTGGTAATAACGGTTTAATTCTTTCTTGTCTATACTTTAAACCATTATACAAATCATATATTGATTTTAGATTTCGAGATTGATTCTCCTTTTCTAAAAACTCAACCCTCGCAATATCTCTTTCTGTAGCTTTCTTAAAAGCATCCTGAAGCATTGTGATATAAGGTTGATTTTTTTCTTTTGTTTTATTCTTTTCAAGGTTTTTAATTGCTATAGACATAGCTTTATCATAATCACCTTTGTTTATTGCTTTCTGAGTAGATTTAACACTACTACATGAAACTAATACAAATAGAAAAACTAGTAAAGTAGAGGGTATTATTTTATACATAAATTAGGTTTTTATCTTTTATGACAAATACAATACCAAAATTACTAATTGTAATTTATTTATTTCAATAATCTAGACATTGCATCTTGAATAATTGCAATGTTTTTTGTTTCGTTGGCTTTATTAGCAGATTTCTGAGTTTTTACCATTTGACGCATTAGTTCAATTCCAACATTATTAAACCCATATTGTTTGTACTGTTTTCCTTTAATTACAATATCATTTACAAGATTTTGAATGGCTTCAGAGTTATTTCCTTTTGTGATTTTATCGTACGCTTTTTTATATAAACGTTGCGTATTTTTATCTTGACTTAAATACATTCCTGATATTACATTTCCGGCAATAAAGGTTAATTCTTCCTCATCATTTTCCTCTAGATAAATTCGGGTTAAAGGTGTAGCAATAATCTTTTTAACTTCATCTGGTAGAGCCTTTGATTTTTGAACCGCTAATTCTTTGTCCACATAATATAAGGCAACTAAAGCTTTACCTATAACTGCATATGATTTGCTTTCTAAACTCTTTTCGAAAATAGGTTTCAATTCTGGTTCTGTAAGTTTACCTAAGGTTTCAACAGCTGCAGCTTGAACTAAAGTTTTAGGATCATTATTAGCCATAACTTTAATCTTTTCAATAACCTGTCTTTTAGAGTTTTTATTGATCAAATTAATGTTTTCTAAGGCTAATTTTCGGATTAAATAGAAAGAATCATTTAAGGCGTTCGACATAGCTCTAAAAGCTTTATTATCATCTTGTTTCTTAGAAACTTCTAACAAGGCTTCTCTTTTATGCATATAGCTTTTAGCATTTCCCAATTGAAAAATATAGTCACTTAAAACTTTATTTTCATTCACATTGCAAAGCAGTACACCATCAGCATTTATTTGAACGAAATCTGGTTGTCTTGTATATGGCAAAGTAAATGACGCTTCTTTTCTATTCACAAAAACTTTGTGTCTTGTTGCTTTACTTCCTTCAAAAACGTCAATTGTTAGTGGAAATTGAAACTGTTGTGTTTGTGTTTGAAATACATTTACAGTTACTGTTTTTCTTAACTCGTTATAATCGTAAGATATTTC
This genomic window from Tenacibaculum sp. 190524A05c contains:
- a CDS encoding alpha-ketoglutarate-dependent dioxygenase AlkB family protein, whose product is MDLFTQFDEKNNLLPEGGEVNYYGSVFPRKEADSLYDYLLNEIEWKNDQAIIFGKKITTKRKVAWYAEEAFEYSYSNITKVALKFTDELLKIKSFVESKTNETYNSCLLNLYHDGSEGMAWHSDGEKDLKKNGAIASVTFGAERKFAFKNKRTKEVVSLVLQHGSLLVMKGETQTNWLHRLPPTKKIHRPRINLTFRTIVS